In Novipirellula caenicola, the genomic stretch CATCGCCATCTCGTCCATGAACATCTCTTCGGGTTCCATCGCCATCGGTGGCGCGGACTCTTGCGCAGCCGACTCCTCCACGGAGCCGGTATCCGCAGCAACCGATGCCCTTTCGCTGTACTGTTGGGCTCCACAGCCATACAGAAACAACGATGTTGCGGCCAACAGCAACAGACCGGCCAGACGAGCACTGGACGATCGACGCATGCGGACGGCGATCGAAATCATCCACAACAGCACAATCATCGCCATCAAGATTCGGGTTTGGAACAAGATCAATCGCCACGCTGATTGTGCGGCCTCACGGTAGCGGTTCCATTGCTGAACTTGGCGTCCGTTGGTTTGATACGACGTTGGAGTCGCCGCCAACGGGTCCCCGTCCAACTGAAGCAGTCGCACCAACTGTTCGCGGTAATCGACGTTGGGTTGGTCGGCCGATCCGCTGACAAAACGTCGCCATCCTTGCGTGCCCAGTAGCAAGTCGACCGCTTCCGCCGCCTCGTCGCTGTCACTCATGTAGAAATTCGCGTGCTCGAGATCCTCGGGTTTTTGAATCTCGCTAGTCAACAAGAAGTGGGTGCGCAGATTTGGCCGCTCGGTGTCATCCATTCGCAGCGCCGCATCGTCGACGACGGCGACCCCGAGTACCGCTGGCGTCGGCTCGCCGGTTTCATCACGTACCTGCAACGTCAACCGAGTCGATTCGCCCGGCGATCGATCAAGTCCCTCGGCCGATTCGACGATTTCCACTTGCAATTGGCGTTCTTGACGACAAAAAACGAGTCGTTCCACCAGCGGCAACGCAGGCGTCTTATCGGAATCCAGTATTGTTACTCGTACCACTCCGTTCGCCTTCTTGCCCACTGGAATCGACATTGGGTTTGTGCCTGGTTTCAATTTCACGATTTGCTCGCTAACGAGCTGACCTCGACACACCACTCGCACCAATGCATTTCGATCCACCGTGCTGCGAACCTGCATCGTGATCGGTTCGCCCGCGGCAAAGACGCCGACGCCGGTATCGATCACTGGCAATTCCTTGACCACCGCCGGCAATCGGATGGTATTGTGCACATCGATCGGCGAGCTGACCCTCAGCGAATAACGCTCGCCTCGCTTGGGCACCAATTCAAATCGCCCCATACCGTCACGAGTCGTTTGCAGTGTCGCCACTTGACGCCCGTCACGCGATTGCACTTCGCCCTTGATGTCGATCGGTTCGCCGAGCGAGTTGCGAGCGACAAAGTACACGCGGTTTCGCAGCCCATCAACCAAATAACCTCCTTCGGGGAAAAACTCGACATCAACTCGTCCCAGTTGGATTGGGATCGTTTTCACCTTGGTCTCTTGCGTGCCGCCGTCGTCGATCACGACCGCCAATTGGCCCGCACCTTTGCGAATGTTGGTTGGCAGTTTGAACGAAATCGCATAGGTCCCCGCGGCCGTCGTTTCTGCGGCTTGTTCGTGGATCACCTCGTTATCAACTTTGGCAACCACTGCCACAGAAACGTTGGCCAACATGCCCCCTTCGGCACGCTCGGCCTTGAAATCGGCTTCCACCGTATCGCCGGGGCCGTAGCTGCGGCGACGAAACTCGAGTTCCTTTTTAAAGCGAGGCACTCGGTATGCACGCACTTGGAACTCGCGACGCTCGTCGGGAAAGAACCCATCCAAGCTTTTGGCAACCAACGTGTACGAACCGCCTGGCGCCGTTTTTGGAATCGTGAACGCACCATTGCCGACGGCTCGCTCGGTCAAGCCTTCGCTAAACATGCCTGCCACCGCGGCGCCACTGGGGTCGATCAACTCGTAACGGATCGGCACATCGACTTTGGGTTGAAACGAAGCACGTTCGAGCGTCAAGGAGCGAAAGTAAACGGTTTCGCCAGGACGATAGACGGGCCGATCGACGGTCAAATAGGTCAGACAGCGGGTCGGTTCCAGCGGCACCACGACACTCGATTCGGACCGCTCGCCGTTGGCCGAGGTCGCTTCGACGCGGAGTTCTGCTTCGCGAGGGATCACCAGATCCGACGGCAAAACAATCTTGCCCATTCCCAAGTGATCCGTTTCGGCGACCCCGGAAAACAGCGTCACGTTTTGTGCGAGCACCGAGAAGGACAACATTGCAGGAGTCACTTGGAACCCACCGACGCTCAATCCCGAACCATCCATCCGCGTCGTTTTGATGAGAAACTCATTCGATGCGTTCGCTTGATCGATCACTTCGGCTTCGATACGTACCGCGGCCATCGGTTTTGCGGGCAGTTCAGACAGATGCCACCAACCGATCATGAAAAGCGCAAACAGTGCAGCGAGTCCCGCGACCAACGTCGGCGTTAGCCAGACGGATGATTTCCCGGTGGCGGTAGGGCGCAAGCCCTCCGGTTCGTTGCCTCGCGTTTCAACGCCGGGACGCGCAATGCCGTGCGCCGTCGGCTCACTATTCACCGGCATTCTTGCCGCATCGGCAATGTCGCTCGCCAATTTCAGCGTGTTGGCCCACTCGGCAGCCACGTCGGCATCCGAATCGATCGCGGCGCGAAGCACAGTTGCCTCGGCTTCATCCAGCAGATCGTAGTGCAGTTCCAAAAGCGCTTGTCGCAGCTCGTCTTTGTCGTTGTATTGATTGTTCAAATTCGTGTTCATGATTGGCCTCCCACTGATTCACGCAGTTGGCGGATGGCGATTCGCATTCGCGTTTTGACGGTGCCGATCGGCAGCGACATAGCTTCGGCAATCTGCTCGTAGGTCATCTCGCCGTTTTGGCGAAGCAGAAAGACCTCGCGTTCTTCCTCGCGAAGCCGGAGAACTTGGGCCTGCAGCACCGAGAGCTGTTCGGCTCTCAGCAGTGCGGCGTCGGGTGAGTCGGCGGTCGAGACCATTTCGGTTTCCTCCAAGATTGGCTGTCGCCGCCGATTCCAGGCGGCTTTGCGACAATCGCGGCCGGTGTTCAACGCGATGCGAAACACCCAAGCCCTCAAATTCGAGACCTGATCCATCTGCTGACGATGCCGCCAACACTTCAGGAACGTTTCCTGCAGCGCATCGCGAGCATCCTCGTGATTTCCGACCAAATAGAACAACGTCCCGATCAGTTCTCCGTGCGCATCGGCAAACTGGGCCTCCAAACGCGATCGGAGCCGCTGGTCGAGCGTGTCATCAGAACTTGCGGGCGTTGATTCCATGGGTCTAAAGATAAGACGACCGAGCCCATGGTAGGGATTTCAAAAAGAAAAAAAAGATTTCCCCGTAGCGAAAGTCGTCAAGACTTTCGGACCGCACAGCCTTCACGTAGCGGAACTCGTCAAGAGTTTCGGACCGCGCCGCTTTTTAGGACGTTCAGAAAATAAGTGGCGGGCGGTAGTGGACGAGGCAACGAGTCCTGCAGCTTCATGGAGGCCAAAAAGGACTCGTTGCCTCGTCCACTACGGAAGGCGGCGCAAGTGCTTCTTCTGACGGTCCTTCGTTGCGGAACTCGTCAACGGCTTGTTGATTTACTGAGCCGCGACGCGTCAGCGGCCGGGTCCCGCGCGCTACCCGGTGCCTTACCGCCCACGGCTCACTGTTGCGATTTGCATTTCGATTAAATTAACAAGTCGTCATGAATTTCGCGATATTCCCAATCCTTAACGAAAGTCTTGGCGACTTTCGCTTGTGGGGTTGGAGGTTGGAGGGTGCTTGATGACAGCCTGGAAGCCAATCCCACACCTTAGCGTCGGCGGGCAACTCGCAGTTTGGCGCTGCGGCTGCGTGGATTATGGGCGACCTCGGATTCGCTGGGCCGAAGCGGCTTTTTCGTCAACACTTCCCAGCGATCGTCGTCGCGAAACGCGTTTTTCACGATTCGGTCTTCGAGCGAATGGAAACTGATGATTACCATCCGGCCACCGGGCGCAATCCAATCGGGCGCATCACGAAGCGTCCGCTCCAAAATCCCCAACTCGTCGTTCACCGCGATCCGCAGTGCCTGGAACGTCCGCGTCGCGGGGTGAATATCGTGATTGCGGCTGCGTGGAACACAGCGACGACAGATTTCGACCAACTCGTTGACCGTGCTAATCGGTTGCCGCTCGCGTTGTTTTGCCACGATCGCCCGAGCAATTCGGCGACTGAAACGCTCTTCACCATATTGATAGATCGCGTCGGCAATTTGCTTCTCGTCGTGTTGAGCCAACCAGCGACTTGCAGGGACTCCGTTTTCAGGATCGAATCGCAAATCCAACGGTCCGTCGACCGTGTAGCTAAACCCTCGCTCGCGATCAGCCAATTGGTCGCTCGACAATCCGAGATCCAACACCATGGCGTCAGCGGTCGTCAGATCAAATTGGTCAAGCGCCTTGGCGGCCTGCTCGTAGCTGGCCAAAAATACGGTCAGCCGAGGATCATGCGTCTCGCTCGCCACCCGAGCGCTGACGGCTGGATCGCGGTCCAGTCCAATCACGCGAGCACCATCGTCGCTGATCGCTTTGAGCAACAATCGCGAGTGACCGCCGCCACCATAGGTCCCATCGATCACCACCTTTGGCGGCGTCGTCGCCACCTCAGGATTGGCGACCCAATACACCACCTCGTCCGGCATCACCGAAACGTGACACGTATCGATTTCGCTCGGCTCAGCTTCTTCGTTGGACAACGTCTCTTCCTAGCGTTCGGTTACAGGTGCATGATCTAACCGACCGATTCTACAGCATCGCGAGAACTATCCAACGGGATTGACGCCGGCCTAGCCGTAGCGGAACTCGTCAAGAGTTTCGGCCATCATGAGGCGTAGGGCCGGTTCCTTCCGGACGCTTCAATGACGCGATCAACGTCGGCCGGCGGGAACTGGCCCTACTCGAAACTCAACCGACGCTGGCGACGGACTCGTTGCATTGCAGTGCCTTGTCCAAATTACGGCTCACTTCTTTCAATCGATCCAGATCGCCACCGCCGACTTCGGCTGCCAACCAACCAGTGAACTTGATGTCGCGAAGCGCCTGCTTCACACTCGGCCAATCGATATCGCCTTCGGTGATCTTGGTGAACTTGCCCGTTTCACGCGAAAACCCTTTGATGTCGAGCTTCTTGATTCGCTTATCAAGCGTGCGAATCCAAGCCGCAGGGTCACCAAATTTCCAGTGGTTGCCGATGTCAAACTGAGCACCGACCCAAGGCGAATCAAATTCGTCAATGAACGCAGCGAATGCGTCGGCCGTCTGGTCTGTCCCGCCGTTGGGGTCGTAGAACATTTCATTCCAAACGTTCTCCATCAAAATCGAAACGCCCAACTTCTCGGCATCCGGAAGCGCTTGACGGATGTTGTCGACCGCTCGCTTGTAAACCTCTTCAGCCGTCCCATCAGAACCACGGCCGGGAACCAACAACATTGTGTCCGCCCCAACGGCTGCGGTTTGCTCGAGCCCCTTGCGAAGACTGGCCAGCGCTTTGGCTCGCGTTTGTGGATCGGCGTCGGTGTGACGGACACCCCAGTGATCCGCACCCACGGTTCCGTCAATGATCAAACCGGTTTCTTTGGCGGCCGCGTTGGCTTCGTCGACATTGAATCCAGGCGCATTTAACTCAACCCCTTCAAAGCCCGCTTGCTTTGCCGCGGCGAACTTTTCGGTGAGCGATCCTTTGACGCCAATCATGCCAATCTTCAGCGTCTTGCGAAGCCAAGGTTTATCGGCAGGCTTTACATCGTCCGCCGTTGACGTACGCATCATCGCCAAACCCGCGATCGAGGTGGCACCAAGTTGCAGGACACGACGACGCGGCAGGAGAGTTTGTTTTTTCATCGCGGGAATTCACTCGCAGAGCAGAGGTGGGATGTCAGTGAAGGTCGCGGCTCATTGTAGCCGGAATCGGAGCATCCGCGGTCGGTGACCTCAACGATTTGCTGCGAATCGAAGTAACAACTTATTCTCGCCCCTTGTGCGAAAACAATCGAGCAATCTCAACCCGATGCGTCAGTTTTGAAGTTGCGAGTTTGTATTTAGCGGCAAAACCCCGGACGTTTACCTAGCCCAGTCCAACGGGCTGGGACCAAGAAAAACAATAAATGGAAGGGCCAACGGTCCGGCCGTTTACTTCAAAACGCGTTAGCGAGAAAATTGCGATCTTGGCCCGGTCCCTCGCTGACGCGTCGGGTTGGGATTTGCCGATGGCCTTAAACACGAGCGGAGGGCCGTTGCGAAAGCCGCAGACGGCTTTCGGTGATGTAGGAAGGGCCGCGCGTGGGCTGAAGACAGGCTGGAAGCCTATCCCACAGTGAGGGGGCGGAACGCCTTACGCGACAAAGCGGCGGATGCGGACGGCCGATGCTTGGCCTTGCGGGGTGACATTCACGCTGATGAACTCGTCGCCTGCGGGAACACCCGATTTCACACATGCGTTGATCGGGCACGCGGGATCAAGGTTCTCGCAATTCAAAATCGGGAACAACTCACCGCCCAGTGCATCCAGACTGGCGACGATTTCGACCATCGAACCGCCTGCCCCCAAATTGCCAAAGTGCCCCTTGGCCGTGGTTACTGGCGGTTGCTCCGATGGCGGCCCAAAGACGTCCGCGATCGC encodes the following:
- a CDS encoding MG2 domain-containing protein, with protein sequence MNTNLNNQYNDKDELRQALLELHYDLLDEAEATVLRAAIDSDADVAAEWANTLKLASDIADAARMPVNSEPTAHGIARPGVETRGNEPEGLRPTATGKSSVWLTPTLVAGLAALFALFMIGWWHLSELPAKPMAAVRIEAEVIDQANASNEFLIKTTRMDGSGLSVGGFQVTPAMLSFSVLAQNVTLFSGVAETDHLGMGKIVLPSDLVIPREAELRVEATSANGERSESSVVVPLEPTRCLTYLTVDRPVYRPGETVYFRSLTLERASFQPKVDVPIRYELIDPSGAAVAGMFSEGLTERAVGNGAFTIPKTAPGGSYTLVAKSLDGFFPDERREFQVRAYRVPRFKKELEFRRRSYGPGDTVEADFKAERAEGGMLANVSVAVVAKVDNEVIHEQAAETTAAGTYAISFKLPTNIRKGAGQLAVVIDDGGTQETKVKTIPIQLGRVDVEFFPEGGYLVDGLRNRVYFVARNSLGEPIDIKGEVQSRDGRQVATLQTTRDGMGRFELVPKRGERYSLRVSSPIDVHNTIRLPAVVKELPVIDTGVGVFAAGEPITMQVRSTVDRNALVRVVCRGQLVSEQIVKLKPGTNPMSIPVGKKANGVVRVTILDSDKTPALPLVERLVFCRQERQLQVEIVESAEGLDRSPGESTRLTLQVRDETGEPTPAVLGVAVVDDAALRMDDTERPNLRTHFLLTSEIQKPEDLEHANFYMSDSDEAAEAVDLLLGTQGWRRFVSGSADQPNVDYREQLVRLLQLDGDPLAATPTSYQTNGRQVQQWNRYREAAQSAWRLILFQTRILMAMIVLLWMISIAVRMRRSSSARLAGLLLLAATSLFLYGCGAQQYSERASVAADTGSVEESAAQESAPPMAMEPEEMFMDEMAMDGMKEMEKVKPAVESPAQKGLVKSTRDERNKNAVGNREFDDGGFGGKYRGSDQSRMMFETDTLTADDLKRLLASRGLDADSLASQLLDELRFPVRQYAHRHVVGDPEVREDFAETLYWQPLLITDSEGRASIRFDLSDSVTTFRVNVDAHATSGRIGSYGGAVTSRLPFQMEPKMPLEVTTGDRIDLPVAVVNATKAEMQVGMSINADSALQPLGETTRTLSLAPGQRRRELMSLNVLAGSAEQDASVEIRGSTESMQDSIRRTLHIAPAGYPVDVSIAGRLSDQASVPLLIPADFVDGSLAVAVRAYPSPVADAMAGIDSILREPHGCFEQTSATNYPNTMALLYMQKSDSTNPEVAQRAMGMLERGYGKLISFECEKRGYEWFGNDPGHEALSAFGLMQFNDMTKVMDVSEEMITRTRVWLMGRRDGKGGFKRNPRHLHVWSVQQHIVNAYVLWALSEADVAAGQSRRTANELKAELDQLASVANSSNDPYLISLSAATLMNVNRNTEGRKLLDRLTQLQHEDGHLEGATTVVSSGGLSRKMETTALAVLAWSKAAKYASNADGAAAWIRANRTGNGGFGSTQATVLALKALITHANHQDVSSAGAILKVMLDGNVIGQTQIPQDIRSGSAVEIAGLGQSIAAKLAESDSVELTLQADGVNNLSYTVDVSYNATTPESDDQCPVKVTAELSGKFDADGNVAAGDSLTVKASLFNTTGEGQPMTVAIIGLPGGLEPQIEQLDELKKAGRFDYYELNGREVIFYWRTIEPNSVKDIEFGVTAAIPGKYTGPASRAYLYYTAEQKQWTKPMVVEIR
- a CDS encoding RNA polymerase sigma factor is translated as MESTPASSDDTLDQRLRSRLEAQFADAHGELIGTLFYLVGNHEDARDALQETFLKCWRHRQQMDQVSNLRAWVFRIALNTGRDCRKAAWNRRRQPILEETEMVSTADSPDAALLRAEQLSVLQAQVLRLREEEREVFLLRQNGEMTYEQIAEAMSLPIGTVKTRMRIAIRQLRESVGGQS
- the rsmH gene encoding 16S rRNA (cytosine(1402)-N(4))-methyltransferase RsmH; protein product: MSNEEAEPSEIDTCHVSVMPDEVVYWVANPEVATTPPKVVIDGTYGGGGHSRLLLKAISDDGARVIGLDRDPAVSARVASETHDPRLTVFLASYEQAAKALDQFDLTTADAMVLDLGLSSDQLADRERGFSYTVDGPLDLRFDPENGVPASRWLAQHDEKQIADAIYQYGEERFSRRIARAIVAKQRERQPISTVNELVEICRRCVPRSRNHDIHPATRTFQALRIAVNDELGILERTLRDAPDWIAPGGRMVIISFHSLEDRIVKNAFRDDDRWEVLTKKPLRPSESEVAHNPRSRSAKLRVARRR
- a CDS encoding sugar phosphate isomerase/epimerase family protein yields the protein MKKQTLLPRRRVLQLGATSIAGLAMMRTSTADDVKPADKPWLRKTLKIGMIGVKGSLTEKFAAAKQAGFEGVELNAPGFNVDEANAAAKETGLIIDGTVGADHWGVRHTDADPQTRAKALASLRKGLEQTAAVGADTMLLVPGRGSDGTAEEVYKRAVDNIRQALPDAEKLGVSILMENVWNEMFYDPNGGTDQTADAFAAFIDEFDSPWVGAQFDIGNHWKFGDPAAWIRTLDKRIKKLDIKGFSRETGKFTKITEGDIDWPSVKQALRDIKFTGWLAAEVGGGDLDRLKEVSRNLDKALQCNESVASVG